GTTAATCTCCGGGTGCCGGAACGTGCCAGTTTCGGCTGTCCCGCTCTGGATCAAAGCGGGACATCCGGCCCGGCAGATCGTCCCGAATGGGCCAGATGGGCACATCCACATAGGGACACCCCGCCGCGGCGGATTACCCGCGGTGCCCTTGCGGCCTTGCCAAGGGCATTAACCAGCCGCCATCCTGCGCGCGATCTGACATACCCATCATAAGGGGCGCTGAAGCCCCCACGCAGGGAGTGAGCCGATGCCGGCCGTGCTTGAATTCTTCTATGACGTCTCCAGCCCATGGACCTATCTGGCCTTTTCGCGTGTCGAGGCCGTGGCCGAACGGGCAGGGGCCACCATCGAGTGGCGCCCGGTGCTGGTGGGCGGCATCTTCAACAAGGTTAACGAGGCGGTCTATGAGGCCCGGGCCAATCCTCATCCGGTGAAGGGCCGCTATTACGTTAAGGACCTGCGGGACTGGGCCCGCTTCTGCGGGGTGAAGATCGGTCAGCCGCCGGTCTTTCCCGTCCGTGCCGTTGATGTGATGCGCGGGGCCATCTTCGCGCAGGACGAGGGCAGGATCGTGCCGTACAGCCGTGCGGCATTCGAAGCCTATTGGGGGGACCTCAAGGACATTTCCCAGCCGGATGTGCTGAAGGAGATCTGCGACACGGTCGGTCTCGACTGGGACGCGTTCCAGGCCGCGCTATCTTCTGACGCGGTCAAGGCCCGTCTGCGGGCCAATACGGAAGAAGTCATCGAGCGCGGCGGTTTCGGGTCGCCCACCATGTTTGTTAACAAGACGGACATGTATTTCGGCAATGACCGGTTGGAGCTGGTCGAAGCCGCCCTCAAGGCTGCGGCCTGACCGAAATCGCGTATACACAGGACATCCCCATATGAGTGAAGGTTTTGATCGTGGCGGCGCCCGGCCGTCCTATCCGGCGTTTCGCGCGCCCGGCGTGCTGGTGGGGCTGGTCGCGCTCCTGTTCGGCATTCACCTGGCGCGGGGGTTCCTGTCCGGGGAGGCTGATTTCCAGCTGATCCTCACCTTTGCGCTGTTCCCGGCGCGCTACGCCCCCACCGTGGACGGGGCGGTCTACTCCTTTCCCGGAGGTCTGTGGGCGGATTTGTGGACGCCTGTCACCTACGCCTTCCTGCACGCGGACTGGCTCCATCTCATTTTCAACTCGGTGTGGCTCATGGCGTTCGGCACGCCGGTGGCCCGCAGGCTGGGGGCCGTGCGCTTCATCTCTTTCTATCTTCTGTGCGGGGTGATTGCCGGGGTGGCCTATGCGGGGGCGCAGGCAGGCTCGCTTGCTCCTGTTGTCGGGGCATCCGGTGCGATTTCCGGTGTCATTGCGGGCGCTGCGCTGTTCGTGTTCGAGCGATCAGGCCCGCTGGCGCGGTTCGGCTTCGACTATTCGGCCGAAGCCCTTCGGGCCGTGCCCCGGCGCCCGGCGCACAAGGCGCTGGCGGGCGGGCAGGCGCTTGTCTTCAGCGCCGTCTGGCTGGG
The sequence above is drawn from the Pyruvatibacter mobilis genome and encodes:
- a CDS encoding 2-hydroxychromene-2-carboxylate isomerase — protein: MLEFFYDVSSPWTYLAFSRVEAVAERAGATIEWRPVLVGGIFNKVNEAVYEARANPHPVKGRYYVKDLRDWARFCGVKIGQPPVFPVRAVDVMRGAIFAQDEGRIVPYSRAAFEAYWGDLKDISQPDVLKEICDTVGLDWDAFQAALSSDAVKARLRANTEEVIERGGFGSPTMFVNKTDMYFGNDRLELVEAALKAAA
- a CDS encoding rhomboid family intramembrane serine protease, whose translation is MSEGFDRGGARPSYPAFRAPGVLVGLVALLFGIHLARGFLSGEADFQLILTFALFPARYAPTVDGAVYSFPGGLWADLWTPVTYAFLHADWLHLIFNSVWLMAFGTPVARRLGAVRFISFYLLCGVIAGVAYAGAQAGSLAPVVGASGAISGVIAGAALFVFERSGPLARFGFDYSAEALRAVPRRPAHKALAGGQALVFSAVWLGLTLLTGLIGLGAAGESANIAWEAHVAGFIAGILFFPRFDPGVASEE